The Actinomycetota bacterium genome includes the window GAAATGTCACGTGCGCTCGGATTTCAGGTGCAAGGTCACCTTCAATGTCTTCAACATCGCCAGGCCCTGCCACATAAAGATGCGCCAGCGGATCACCCGCGATGATCGAAGGCATTGCTTCAAGCAGCACGGAAAGTCCCTTGCGCGATTCGTCCAGTCGCCCGAGGAACAGCAGCGCATGGCCTGGCGTATTCATCGCAGGGTGTGCGCTTGCGCCGGCAAAGGTGCGCAGACGAACGCCATTGGGAATCAGTACAGCATCCCCGCCCACATGCGCCACAAGTGTGCGCCGGGCATCCTCGCTTACCGCGATGCGGCCACTGACCTTCTCCATTGCGGTCTGTGCCAGACGATTCACACTGGCCAGAATTCGAGAGTGCGGATTGGACGAATGCCAGGTGGCGACAATCGGTCCATCGGCAACCCAGATGGATAGCAGAGACAGTCCTGGAGCCATTGGTTCATGCACGTGGATCAGATCAAAATTACCTTCTTGGATCCACCTACGCGCCTGCCGCGTTGCTCGCAGTCCAAAGTTCAGACGCGCAATTGAGCCGTTGTATCGCACTGCAATGGGCTTGCCGCCATTGGTGACCTCGTGCGCTACCGGACTGTCGTCATCAAGAGGCGCGAGGATGTCCACGAAGTGACCACGCTGACGCAATTCTGCAGTCAGGTCCGCGACATGCGAACGCACTCCACCTGGGACATCCCAGGCATAGGGACACACCATGCCGATGCGCAAGGAAGCAGTCACAGCCAGACCTTCTGCATCATGTGCCAATCCCTTGGATGCTCATAGATCGCCTGTCCAAGGCTGATCGCAAGTTGCTGTGTCATCTGCGGAATCTGGGTGGAGCGATCCTTGCCGGGTGTCGCCACAATCGGCTCATATATATGCCCCCGCAGCTTTGCTCCGTCGTACCAGAGCCCGATCGGAAGAACTGGGGCGCCCGTCAGCACGCCGAGCAGCGCAGGACCCGCTGGCAGTGTTGCTCGTCCGCCAAGAAAGTCGACTTCAACTCCGTTGCCACCGAGATCTCGATCTCCGAGCAAGGCGACCATCCCGCCCCGTTGGAGAGCGCGGGCCAGTGATTGCACAACATTGGGATCACCCAAGGGCATCACTTCCATACCCAGACGGCTCCGATACTCCAGAAACTGATCAAACAGGCCTTCAGGCTTGAGTCGTTCTGCAACCGTCGTGAGCCCGCCGTAACGATCTGCAGCCCATGCTCCAGCCGAGTCCCAATTGGCCAGATGGCCTGGAACCATGATGACGCCCGAACCTATCGCCATGGCTTCATCAAGCATCTTGGTGTTGTCGAGGTAGAAGCGCTCTCGAATCTGTTCAATTGTCCACTTGGGCAGGCGGAAGGCTTCCATCCAGTAGCGCATGTAGCTGTGCATGCCCTCACGCGTGACTGTTTCCAGTTCAGCGGCCGAGAAGTCCGGGCGGACGCGGCCCAGATTCATGCGTAATCGTTGCACTCCAAGGCCATTGCGTCGATAGGTCTGATCCGCGGCCATCTTGAATGCCGCGCGTACCCCAGACTCAGGCAGATGCCGACTCGCGAACCAGGCAAGGCGAAATGCTTCCTCAGTTGCGCGATCACGAAATTGATCACCAGCAATCATGCGCGCAACTGCCCACGCACATGCACGATTCTCTGCACGATGGTGATAACGCCTAGAGCGCCGATGAGCCATAGTGCAGCAGGCAACACATAGGGCACACCGAAGCCAGTCAGGAATGCCGCAAACAGCACAACGATGAGTCGTTCAGCTCGCTCAGCAATGCCGACATTCGCCGTGGCTCCAACTGCCTCTGCTCGCGCCTTCGCGTAGGACGTCACTTGCCCAGTCACCAAGGCCAAACTGGCCGCCACACCCACACCGACTTGATCGTTGAGCAGGGCCCACCAGATGAAGGCCGCGAAGATTGCGGCATCGGCAACACGATCCAAAGTTGCGTCAAGAAAGTTTCCCCACGGCCCGCTCGTTCCAGCCAGCCGAGCCATTGTGCCGTCGAGAAGATCAGTCAATGTGAAGGCGGTGATGAGAAGGGAGCCGAGAATGAAACGGCCATTGGGAAAGCAGATCAGAGCCGAGAGCACCACACCCACGGTGCCAAGCACAGTGATGGCATCCGGCGAGACCTTGATGCGCAGCAGGAACTTGGCCGGCGGTAGCAGGACGGCGGTGATCAACTGTCGCGCACCGGGGTTGTTCAGCATGCTTCTCCAGGTGTTGATCGACGCGAATCACCGATGGTATCGGCAATCCCATCCTTCTTTGCTGAGCGCGAGTTGCGCAGTTGGGGCTCGCAGCAGATTCTGGGAGGATGCAGTTCCATTGAAAGGCGAATCATGACGCTCGGCTCAACACAGCCCCTCGGGGTCGAGGCGATTCGCAATGTGGTGCTCCTGGGACCGACGGGCTCCGGAAAGACCACCTTGGCTGAGCAATTGATAGCCATCTCCGGAGCAGCAGCCGAACCAGGATCTGTCGCAGCCGGCACGTCAATCATGGATTCCGATCCGGCCGAGCGACGCCAGAAGCGCTCCGTTGAGGTGTCCGTCGCGTCTCTGGAATTCCAAGGCTCGCTCATCAACCTCATTGACACACCGGGATATGTCGATTTCCTTGGCGATGTGCGAGCCGGGCTACGAGCCGCAGATGCTGCGCTGTTTGTGGTCTCCGCCGTCGACGGCATCGATGCCGCTACCCGCGCCCTGTGGGATGAGTGCGAGGCGATCCATATGCCACGCGGAGTTGTGATCACGAATCTGGATGACGACGACGCCGACTTTGACGAGGCTGTCGCCATCTGCCATCGCATGTTCACTGGTGGTCGTGAAGTGCTGCCACTTCATCTTCCGGTTCTTGACGACGAGGGCTCCTTCATCGGTGTTCTTGACCTCATCACCAGCCGCATCCACGAGTGGAGTACTGCGCAACGACGTGAGCGGGCGGCTGATCCTGAGCACCTCGAAATGACTGCCAGCGCTCGCGCTGAGCTACTCGAGGGCATCGCAGCTGAATCTGAGGATGCAAGCCTGATGGACTTGCTGATAGACGGCCAAGACGTCAGCGACGAAGTGCTCACCGGTGATTTGGACCTCGCCATCAACCGTGGTCACTTCTATCCAGTGCAGGCCTTCTCGGGTGCCAATGGCTTTGGTGGAGAGCTCATTCTCGACCTGATCGTCCGCGCATTTCCCTCACCCCTTGAACGCGCCATGCCGCTGATTACCACGGCTCAGGGCCAGCCCATCGCGCCTTTACATCCCGATGCTGACGGCCCGCTGTGCGCCGAAGTCATCAAGACCACGACCGATCCGAGTGCTGGAAGGCTCTCAATCGTGCGCGTCTTCTCCGGAAGGCTGCCCAGCGATGCCCAGTTGCATGTAGCCGGGCATTTCAGCAATCGCCCAGATCGGCATGATCACGATCTCACTGAACACGATGGAACGCTGAGTCTCTCGGTCGGAAGCATTCGGCGAACAATTGACAGCGCCATCGCCGGCAGCATCGTCACCGTGACTCAGCTCAGCCGAGCCGAGACGGGAGACACGATCTCCTTCACCTCCAATCCCCTGCTGGTCGAGCCTTGGCTCATGCCCGAGGCGAATCTGCCAATCGCTATTGCCGCAGCCGAGCCTGCCGATGAGCGGGGGCTGGGGACTGCGCTGGAGCGCTTGATTGCCGAAGACCCAAGCTTGAAGGTGACCACGTCCCAGAGCCAACTCACGCTTTGGTGCCTTGGCGAGTCGCATGCAGATCTCGCAGTTGAACGTCTGCGCGATCGATTCGGCATTGAAGTCGCGGCCCAGGAGCTGCGCATCTCCCTTCGTGAGTGCTTCTCAAGTCCCGGCAGCGGAACAGGACTAGCCAAAGACGAGCAAGACGTGGCTCTGGCCTCCTGTGCGATTGACATCGTGCCTTTGGCCACAGGTGCCGGCATTGAGATCGTGAATGCACTTTCAGTAGATGCCAGCCAGATCGATCTGTTCAGCGCCGCCGAGCGTGGAGTTCGTCAGCAACTGGCTCAAGGAGCCCTTGGCGGCTACCCGACGACCGATGTCCAAGTAGTCATCACTGACGTTGCTGCATTGGCATCGTCATGTGATGAGCATTCTGTTGAAATGGCAGGTGCCTATGCGATTGCCGACGCGGAGACCAACACAGGAAAGCACCTCTTAGAGCCGCATGAGACGTTGATGATCACCGTGCCCGAGGAATTTGCT containing:
- a CDS encoding glycosyltransferase family 4 protein, with protein sequence MTASLRIGMVCPYAWDVPGGVRSHVADLTAELRQRGHFVDILAPLDDDSPVAHEVTNGGKPIAVRYNGSIARLNFGLRATRQARRWIQEGNFDLIHVHEPMAPGLSLLSIWVADGPIVATWHSSNPHSRILASVNRLAQTAMEKVSGRIAVSEDARRTLVAHVGGDAVLIPNGVRLRTFAGASAHPAMNTPGHALLFLGRLDESRKGLSVLLEAMPSIIAGDPLAHLYVAGPGDVEDIEGDLAPEIRAHVTFLGLVSELEKAQALNSADLYVAPNTGAESFGIVLIEAMAAGTAVLAADLPAFVRVLNDGKAGRVFANEDSEALAQAAIALLADPAERQRLVAAGSDRVRRFDWDVVVDDVLAVYESVTASGERVTEDLRGQIMGRFSNGLGQGGR
- a CDS encoding CDP-alcohol phosphatidyltransferase family protein, translated to MLNNPGARQLITAVLLPPAKFLLRIKVSPDAITVLGTVGVVLSALICFPNGRFILGSLLITAFTLTDLLDGTMARLAGTSGPWGNFLDATLDRVADAAIFAAFIWWALLNDQVGVGVAASLALVTGQVTSYAKARAEAVGATANVGIAERAERLIVVLFAAFLTGFGVPYVLPAALWLIGALGVITIVQRIVHVRGQLRA
- a CDS encoding phosphatidylinositol mannoside acyltransferase, producing MIAGDQFRDRATEEAFRLAWFASRHLPESGVRAAFKMAADQTYRRNGLGVQRLRMNLGRVRPDFSAAELETVTREGMHSYMRYWMEAFRLPKWTIEQIRERFYLDNTKMLDEAMAIGSGVIMVPGHLANWDSAGAWAADRYGGLTTVAERLKPEGLFDQFLEYRSRLGMEVMPLGDPNVVQSLARALQRGGMVALLGDRDLGGNGVEVDFLGGRATLPAGPALLGVLTGAPVLPIGLWYDGAKLRGHIYEPIVATPGKDRSTQIPQMTQQLAISLGQAIYEHPRDWHMMQKVWL
- a CDS encoding GTP-binding protein → MTLGSTQPLGVEAIRNVVLLGPTGSGKTTLAEQLIAISGAAAEPGSVAAGTSIMDSDPAERRQKRSVEVSVASLEFQGSLINLIDTPGYVDFLGDVRAGLRAADAALFVVSAVDGIDAATRALWDECEAIHMPRGVVITNLDDDDADFDEAVAICHRMFTGGREVLPLHLPVLDDEGSFIGVLDLITSRIHEWSTAQRRERAADPEHLEMTASARAELLEGIAAESEDASLMDLLIDGQDVSDEVLTGDLDLAINRGHFYPVQAFSGANGFGGELILDLIVRAFPSPLERAMPLITTAQGQPIAPLHPDADGPLCAEVIKTTTDPSAGRLSIVRVFSGRLPSDAQLHVAGHFSNRPDRHDHDLTEHDGTLSLSVGSIRRTIDSAIAGSIVTVTQLSRAETGDTISFTSNPLLVEPWLMPEANLPIAIAAAEPADERGLGTALERLIAEDPSLKVTTSQSQLTLWCLGESHADLAVERLRDRFGIEVAAQELRISLRECFSSPGSGTGLAKDEQDVALASCAIDIVPLATGAGIEIVNALSVDASQIDLFSAAERGVRQQLAQGALGGYPTTDVQVVITDVAALASSCDEHSVEMAGAYAIADAETNTGKHLLEPHETLMITVPEEFADAITNDLKVKRGTITATQVHPDGTVTLTATAPAAELFRFAIDIRSLSHGAGTFVREAAGFARVPKRAGIRMLPMAH